In the Wyeomyia smithii strain HCP4-BCI-WySm-NY-G18 chromosome 2, ASM2978416v1, whole genome shotgun sequence genome, one interval contains:
- the LOC129724522 gene encoding leucine-rich repeat-containing G-protein coupled receptor 4-like, with product MERVFSLLRLLLFYLYCIQITEHLLVQAAVVTNTNNEDCLNRFTNPVDMTNCNITQLNPYHFGRDSFIKSLDMSNNELFDFPSNGSGFLYHEQLIQYCCINCGITAIYRDTFAGLRQLKSINLSHNHIKTIPAEAFNYNRLQFLFLANNQIHRFNERHELETMQHLMLLDVSANKNFNLYDLSMDFRRLERVHCSNCNLSSVSGQWFSKIARLKKLHLDSNSIDALTEDCFTNNSVLHFLNLNNNPIQELSLTSESLETLSCIKCNISRLTEKNFQQLPSLRVLQLQNNNIQRIDPATFASNTMLRTLLLDNNNLTSFPIEILRTSRALQQLCIDNNYFHPTPNFKQLSDLYKSLQLRKDCAAGQHHHFEKIVPNIEAEGSSLYEKDLPACNSTVSIANRNVIFIDPMAYVACEALTALNMDDNSNFSFHKHYPLLYSESLESYSCESCGIEIIYEDTFSHLKQLRRIFLKNNHLTKIAFEAFDSNTHLNHIDFGGNELQLLPVRLLSLHGNVSTLNLNNNRFLSFTSTVPFIDQPVVETFNAKHCAIRNITSLSFLSMPNLREIYISDNPIQHIDQRAFENNPQLRVLDLSKSHLHVFPVTAIVHLKQLEMFCLTGTSRYEFTNPVLRENNVQLKKWILTKASNCNEEFIQKLPDDIPSSTTSRIELAAIAEFRTSGSDWGCTRSGITGFIITSLHLIKQWVQHSI from the exons ATGGAAAGAGTTTTTTCACTGTTACGGTTGCTATTGTTTTATCTCTACTG CATACAAATTACCGAACATTTACTGGTACAGGCTGCCGTGGTGACCAACACAAACAATGAAGATTGTCTAAATCGTTTCACGAATCCTGTCGATATGACAAACTGCAACATAACGCAACTTAACCCGTACCACTTCGGCCGAGACAGTTTCATCAAATCCCTGGACATGAGCAACAACGAGTTGTTTGACTTTCCTTCGAACGGATCGGGATTTCTCTACCATGAACAGTTGATTCAATATTGTTGTATTAACTGTGGAATCACTGCAATTTACCGGGATACATTTGCCGGGCTTCGTCAGTTGAAATCGATCAATCTAAGCCATAACCACATTAAAACAATACCAGCCGAagcatttaattataatcggcTACAATTCCTGTTTCTAGCGAATAACCAAATCCACCGATTTAACGAGCGGCATGAACTGGAAACTATGCAACACCTAATGCTGTTGGATGTCAGCGCTAACAAAAACTTTAATCTGTATGATCTATCGATGGATTTTCGGAGATTGGAGCGAGTACATTGTAGTAACTGTAACCTTTCCAGTGTCAGTGGGCAGTGGTTTTCCAAAATTGCTCGCCTCAAAAAACTGCATCTGGATAGCAACTCTATAGATGCGCTGACGGAGGACTGTTTCACCAACAACAGTGTACTGCACTTCCTAAATCTGAACAACAATCCTATACAGGAACTAAGTTTGACAAGTGAAAGTCTTGAAACACTGAGTTGTATTAAATGCAATATATCACGCCTCACTGAGAAAAATTTTCAGCAGCTCCCTAGTTTAAGAGTACTACAGCTACAGAACAATAATATACAAAGGATAGATCCCGCTACCTTCGCATCGAACACAATGTTGAGAACGCTTCTGCTGGACAACAATAATCTTACGAGCTTTCCGATAGAGATTCTACGGACATCTCGAGCCCTGCAGCAGTTATGTATCGACAATAACTATTTCCATCCCACGCCGAACTTCAAACAGCTCAGCGATTTATACAAATCATTGCAACTGCGCAAAGACTGCGCCGCAGGGcagcatcatcattttgaaaaaatcgttcCAAATATAGAGGCGGAAGGAAGTTCGCTGTACGAAAAAGATCTCCCAGCCTGCAACAGCACTGTGAGCATAGCAAACCGCAATGTGATATTCATCGATCCGATGGCTTACGTGGCCTGTGAAGCACTTACAGCCTTGAACATGGATGACAACTCGAACTTTAGCTTCCACAAGCACTACCCGCTGCTCTACAGTGAATCTCTAGAAAGTTATTCCTGTGAATCGTGCGGAATTGAAATAATCTACGAAGACACATTTTCTCATCTGAAACAGCTACgacgaatatttttaaaaaataaccaCCTGACAAAAATAGCCTTTGAAGCATTTGATTCAAATACTCATTTGAACCACATTGATTTCGGTGGAAATGAACTGCAACTGTTACCAGTGCGATTGCTTTCGTTGCACGGAAATGTGTCTACCTTAAACCTGAATAACAACAGATTCCTCTCATTCACCTCAACTGTACCATTCATCGATCAACCGGTTGTCGAAACATTTAATGCGAAACATTGTGCGATAAGGAACATCACTAGTTTAAGCTTCCTCTCAATGCCAAATTTGAGGGAAATTTATATTTCCGACAACCCAATCCAACACATTGATCAGCGAGCCTTCGAGAATAATCCGCAACTACGGGTTCTAGATTTGTCCAAAAGCCATCTGCACGTGTTTCCTGTAACCGCTATCGTACATTTAAAACAACTGGAAATGTTTTGTCTAACTGGAACGAGTCGATACGAGTTTACTAATCCTGTCTTACGGGAAAACAATGTacaattgaaaaagtggattctTACGAAGGCCTCGAACTGCAACGAGGAGTTTATCCAAAAGCTGCCCGATGATATACCATCGAGTACCACTTCCCGAATAGAGTTGGCAGCGATAGCTGAATTTAGAACTAGTGGTTCCGATTGGGGATGCACAAGGTCGGGTATTACCGGATTTATAATCACAAGCCTACACCTGATTAAGCAGTGGGTGCAGCATTCTATATAA